One window of the Salmo trutta chromosome 35, fSalTru1.1, whole genome shotgun sequence genome contains the following:
- the LOC115174880 gene encoding CCN family member 2-like — protein MSAGMNMRLISFFCLTLSYLAVAQECSGQCSCPDVPPQCPPGVSLVPDACSCCRVCAKQMGEFCTERDVCDPHKGLFCEFGSPINRRIGVCTAKGGATCVIGGMVYRSGESFQSSCKYQCTCLDGAVGCVPLCSMDIRLPSPDCPMPRRVKVPGKCCEEWVCDAPQHTNSFVGSVLAAYREEETYGPDPSMMRENCLVQTTEWSACSKTCGLGISTRVTNDNRECRLEKQSRLCMVRPCESHMEQSIRKGKKCIRTPRVSKPMKFEISGCTTTKSYRPKFCGVCTDGRCCTPHRTTTLPMEFKCPDGQVMKKQMMFIKTCACHYNCPGENDIFESMYYKKMLGDMA, from the exons ATGTCTGCTGGAATGAACATGAGACTGATTTCCTTCTTCTGCCTCACTCTCTCTTACCTG GCTGTGGCTCAGGAGTGCAGTGGGCAGTGTAGTTGCCCCGATGTGCCCCCCCAGTGCCCTCCTGGTGTGAGCCTGGTACCCGATGCCTGCAGCTGCTGCAGGGTGTGTGCCAAACAGATGGGCGAGTTCTGCACAGAGAGGGACGTGTGCGACCCCCACAAAGGACTCTTCTGTGAATTTGGCTCCCCCATCAACCGCCGCATAGGAGTCTGTACAG CTAAGGGTGGCGCCACCTGTGTGATCGGAGGGATGGTGTACAGGAGTGGAGAGTCCTTTCAGAGCAGCTGTAAATACCAGTGCACGTGCCTGGATGGTGCCGTGGGCTGTGTGCCCCTGTGCAGCATGGACATCCGCCTACCCAGCCCTGACTGCCCCATGCCCCGCCGCGTCAAAGTGCCCGGGAAGTGCTGTGAGGAGTGGGTGTGTGATGCCCCCCAACACACAAACAGCTTTGTGGGCTCTGTTCTCGCTG CttacagagaggaggagacctACGGGCCTGACCCCTCCATGATGAGGGAGAACTGCCTGGTCCAGACCACTGAGTGGAGCGCCTGCTCTAAGACCTGCGGCCTGGGCATCTCTACCAGAGTCACCAATGACAACCGCGAGTGCCGCCTGGAGAAACAGTCCCGTCTGTGTATGGTCAGGCCCTGCGAGTCCCACATGGAGCAAAGCATTAGG AAGGGAAAGAAATGCATCCGCACACCAAGAGTGTCCAAGCCCATGAAGTTTGAGATCTCTGGCTGCACCACCACCAAGTCCTACCGCCCCAAGTTCTGCGGAGTGTGCACCGATGGTCGTTGCTGCACCCCCCACAGAACCACCACCCTGCCCATGGAGTTCAAGTGCCCTGACGGCCAGGTCATGAAGAAGCAGATGATGTTCATCAAGACCTGTGCGTGCCACTACAACTGCCCCGGCGAGAACGACATCTTCGAGTCCATGTACTACAAGAAGATGCTGGGAGACATGGCGTAA